The genomic segment TCGACGCCTCGCAATTACAAACTCTGCCGCGCAGCGATGCCCGCCGGGACGTACAAGGCAAAATCGACGAACGATATCGCCCCGAACTCAGCCAAGCCGAACGAGCGCTGATTTTGGAAGTGCTCGACACCGCTTGGAAAGACCATCTGTACTACATGGACCACTTGCGGTCGGGCATCGGACTGCAAAGTTATGCCCAGAAGGACCCCAAAGTCGAGTACAAAAAACAAGGTATGCGGGCCTTTGAAACCATGTGGACCAGCGTCGCCGACCGCGTGACGGACGCCATTTTTCGGTTGGAAGAGGCGAATCCGGAATTCCTCGGCTCACTGTGGAAGGTCTCTTCGACGGTTCATGAGTCGGCCCCCACACCGGAGGCGGACACCAGTCCCGGCCAAAATGCCGGCTCGGAACAAACAGCCATCGAACCAATTCGCAACCACGGAAAACGTGTCGGCCGCAATGAACCCTGCCCCTGTGGCAGCGGCAAAAAATTCAAAAACTGTTGCATGCACAAATAACAAACGGCTCCCCCTCCTCGGCTTTCCCGGGGAGATTTGCCAAACAATCAATTCGCTCCACCATCGGGAAAGGATGCCCCGTGCCAGGTTGGCTGCTGAATCACCTGAAAAGTTGGTCGCTGAATCTCACGTATTTGACGATGCTGGTCATCATCTCGCCCATCGTCCTGTGGCGGATGCTGACTCAAGGCAAATACTGCGTCGGCTGGAATGAACGCTTGTTGGGCTGCGTGCCCCAACCCAAGGACAACAAGCCCTGTCTGTGGCTGCATGCCGTCAGTGTGGGCGAAGTCATGCAACTCCGCCCGGTCGTCGCCGCTCTGCGCGAGCAACTTCCCGATTACCACTTCGTGATCACCACAACAACCGTCACCGGCCGCGACGTCGCTGACAAGTCATTCCCCGACGACACGGTCTGCTACTTTCCATTCGATTTCACCTGGTCTGTCCGACGGGCCATCCGACGACTCCGCCCTGTGGCAGTGGTGTTGGTCGAATTGGAAATTTGGCCGAATTTGATTCTGGAAACCGATCGCACAAACGTCCCGGTAATTTTGATCAACGGCCGCTTGAGCGCAAGCAGTTTCCGCGGCTATACCCGCTTTCGTTACCTCGTGCGGGGTCTCCTGGAAAGCGTACACACATTTGCCATTCAAAACGAAATCTATGCCCAGCGGATGCGTGCACTCGGTGCGCCGCCTGAACGCGTGCACGTGACCGGCTCCATCAAATTCGATGCCGTCGAAACCGATCGCCACAATCCCCAAACCACCGAAATCCGCCGCGCCTTTGCGATTGCCAACGACGCACCGATGTTTATCGCCGGAAGCACCCAATCGCCCGAAGAGGACTATGCCTTGGCAGCCTATCGGGAAATTCGCAAGAGCGTTCCCAAGCTGCGGTTGATCCTGGTTCCACGACACAAGGAACGATTCGAAGAGGTCGCCCGCTTGGTCCAATCGCAAGGCTTCGCGTTGACTCGCCGCAGTACTGTAACCAGTGGCGATTCGACTGGCGGCGATTCCGCCAACGGGCCTCCGGTACTTTTATTAGACACACTGGGCGAGCTTTCCGCTTGTTGGGGCTTGGCCGATATTGCCTTCGTCGGCGGCAGCCTGACCAAACGCGGCGGGCAAAACATGATCGAACCGGCCGGCTACGGGGCAGCGGTCCTGTTCGGCCCCAACACTCGCAATTTCCGTGATGTTGTGGAGATTTTGCTGAAAAACGACGCCGCTGCGGTTGTCCACAATGCAGAAGAATTGACGACGCGCATCCAAGCGCTGCTGCAATCCAGTTCCACGCGACTGGAGATGGGTCGCCGCGCTCAACAATTGGTCTTAGCCCAACAAGGAGCCACCGCCCGAACCGTTGCTTTGATATCCCAGGTCTTGCCGAAAACGGCATCCTGCGAAGCCTCATCCGGCAAGCGGGCAGCTTAATTCCCCTTATCACCAGTCCCCCTTTCACCAGGGTCAGTTGTTGCCATTGCAAAAGTTCCCTACAATCGGCCAACTTTCTATGCCCTCGATATCTGACGATACGTTGGCTCAGACAAGAAAACGATCCGCGGGTCAGTTCATTGATAATCAGTGGCTCCAATTCGGCTTGATTGAGCAATGCTCGACTCGGTCACTGAACTTTCCCACTTCCCCCAAATAATTCACCACAACGCTTTTTGTTACGGAGTGCCGCATGGCCAACTACTTATTTACCAGTGAATCGGTCAGCAACGGACACCCGGACAAAGTCTCCGACCAAATCTCCGACGGCATCCTGGACGCCCTGCTCGAGCAGGATCCCGCTTCGCGCGTGGCTTGCGAAACACTCTGCACGACCGACTTAGTCGTCCTGTCGGGCGAAGTGACCTCCAATGCGAACATTCACCACGAAGAAATCGTCCGCAACGTCTGCCGCGATATTGGCTATACCGACACCGACATTGGCTTCGATGCGGAATCGTGCCGGATCTTCTTGGCACTGCACAGCCAAAGCGGCGACATTGCCCAAGGCGTGGACCGCGACGGAGCCGGCGACCAAGGGTTGATGTTCGGCTACGCCTGCGATCAAACCCCCGAATTGATGCCGCTGCCCATCGCGCTGTCACACCGAATTTTGAATCGCCTCACCCAGGCCCGCAACGACGGAACCGTGGATTGGTTGCGGCCCGATAGCAAAAGCCAAGTCACAATCGAATACGACGGCAGCCGCCCGGTCCGCTGCAGCGCAGTGGTCGTTTCCACGCAACATGCCGACAGCGTCGAACAAAATGAAATCAGCGACTTCGTCATTTCCGAAATCATCGCCAAGGAAATCCCGGCGGAGTTGATGGAAAAAACGCCGCAATACCACATCAACCCGACCGGACGTTTCGTAGTCGGCGGGCCGCACGGCGATACCGGATTGACGGGCCGCAAAATCATCGTCGACACCTACGGCGGTTGGGGACGACACGGTGGTGGCGCGTTCAGCGGAAAAGACTCCACCAAGGTCGACCGCAGCGCCGCCTATATGGCACGGCACGTCGCCAAAAATGTGGTCGCAGCCGGTTTGGCCAAAGAGTGCGAAGTGCAATTGGCCTACGCCATCGGCGTCGCCGATCCGGTCAGCGTGCATGTCGAAACCGGCGGAACCAACACTGTGCCTGAGGAAAAAATTGTCGCCGCTGTTCGCGAACTCTTTCCGCTCACCCCCAAAGGCATCATTGAATACCTCGACCTGCGACGACCGATCTTCCGCAAAACAGCCGCCGGCGGACACTTCGGACGCAACGATCCTGACTTCACCTGGGAAGCCACCAACAAAGCCGCTGACCTAAAGAGCGCCGCGAGCGCATAAGAGTTTGTTGAAAGAGGGTGCCACTGGCGGCTTGCCCGCCAGTGCAAATCAAGCGACTGATAGGATCAGTGCTGAAGCAGTACCCAATTGAATTCTGGCCAGCACAACGGCCAGTTGCCGCGTTTGACAACTTCCACATCCACAACCACGGAGGCGAGGGATGGGCGCGTTTATCGGACAGTTGATCGACGGACGCGAGCGATGGCTGACTTGGAAGTCAGCCGTGGCTGGCACGTTCTGGTGCGGGCTCAATTTGATTGCCTTAACCGTCTTCGCCCGCTGGTTAGCCGGCGCATTTTCCGCCGGCCCCCCCACTGCAGTGGTCTGCGCGACAGCCGTGCTGTTAACGGTCGTAGGGCTCGGCTCTAATGCGTTGTTCCATCAACTCGATTTTCGCGGCGAGCACTGGTT from the Symmachiella macrocystis genome contains:
- a CDS encoding 3-deoxy-D-manno-octulosonic acid transferase, which codes for MPGWLLNHLKSWSLNLTYLTMLVIISPIVLWRMLTQGKYCVGWNERLLGCVPQPKDNKPCLWLHAVSVGEVMQLRPVVAALREQLPDYHFVITTTTVTGRDVADKSFPDDTVCYFPFDFTWSVRRAIRRLRPVAVVLVELEIWPNLILETDRTNVPVILINGRLSASSFRGYTRFRYLVRGLLESVHTFAIQNEIYAQRMRALGAPPERVHVTGSIKFDAVETDRHNPQTTEIRRAFAIANDAPMFIAGSTQSPEEDYALAAYREIRKSVPKLRLILVPRHKERFEEVARLVQSQGFALTRRSTVTSGDSTGGDSANGPPVLLLDTLGELSACWGLADIAFVGGSLTKRGGQNMIEPAGYGAAVLFGPNTRNFRDVVEILLKNDAAAVVHNAEELTTRIQALLQSSSTRLEMGRRAQQLVLAQQGATARTVALISQVLPKTASCEASSGKRAA
- the metK gene encoding methionine adenosyltransferase, which encodes MANYLFTSESVSNGHPDKVSDQISDGILDALLEQDPASRVACETLCTTDLVVLSGEVTSNANIHHEEIVRNVCRDIGYTDTDIGFDAESCRIFLALHSQSGDIAQGVDRDGAGDQGLMFGYACDQTPELMPLPIALSHRILNRLTQARNDGTVDWLRPDSKSQVTIEYDGSRPVRCSAVVVSTQHADSVEQNEISDFVISEIIAKEIPAELMEKTPQYHINPTGRFVVGGPHGDTGLTGRKIIVDTYGGWGRHGGGAFSGKDSTKVDRSAAYMARHVAKNVVAAGLAKECEVQLAYAIGVADPVSVHVETGGTNTVPEEKIVAAVRELFPLTPKGIIEYLDLRRPIFRKTAAGGHFGRNDPDFTWEATNKAADLKSAASA